A single Phragmites australis chromosome 4, lpPhrAust1.1, whole genome shotgun sequence DNA region contains:
- the LOC133914064 gene encoding zinc finger protein ZAT12-like: MKRLTFGQDEPELGTIGVAQEVMLLLARSGSGQEEPSASPRVFECKTCGRRFPSFQALGGHRASHRRPRPRPQGAAAVGTGEPAKAGVHGCAVCGVEFTLGQALGGHMRRHRAVGDESASASASARGLAEAVAEPKPDEARGLLGLDLNIAPS; this comes from the coding sequence ATGAAGAGGCTGACGTTTGGACAAGATGAGCCGGAGCTGGGCACCATCGGCGTGGCTCAAGAGGTCATGCTGCTGCTCGCGCGCAGCGGCAGCGGGCAGGAGGAGCCATCGGCCTCCCCGCGCGTGTTCGAGTGCAAGACGTGCGGTCGCCGGTTCCCGTCGTTCCAGGCGCTGGGCGGGCACCGCGCGAGCCACaggcgcccgcgcccgcgcccgcagGGGGCGGCCGCGGTGGGGACGGGGGAGCCTGCGAAGGCAGGCGTGCACGGGTGCGCGGTGTGCGGCGTCGAGTTCACGCTCGGGCAGGCGCTCGGGGGCCACATGAGGCGCCACCGCGCCGTGGGGGACGAGagcgccagcgccagcgccagcgcccGCGGGCTTGCCGAGGCCGTGGCCGAGCCGAAGCCCGACGAAGCAAGAGGCCTGCTGGGCTTGGACCTAAACATTGCCCCTTCTTGA
- the LOC133915139 gene encoding uncharacterized protein LOC133915139 isoform X1, whose product MGGPTASCRRRWARRSCRTGGGGGVVRRTVAAPAPALTSGASTAPRRTEGFAHVDKQRRVHRVLSDFRCCTGSTTQEDDLSWDVGEYKHKSSHRSSIRCLPDAQRNVTENSHLQPSVIAELNGCDWASGFLADSQKTSISWPRENKISTKNELCHASSTVPGLPIRPKYHLNNPNNNVKNPPTVKSCSNMNNFSYQLVKRGERSASTKMGSTSANCSLSEKMSLLRQPRNGGNHQNQNRISALNRRCKIVNSVGAINQLSIEKVHDQPGSSLGKHSQALFNNALVRQNQLCRSEQLNQKAPEQSWSSTYSESEKVGCFSSADSINDLHVSSSSDTSDNSNLSSLGVVANDQWMTFKKVYCPLVAHLESMSVIYRKEIGQASPISVLEPPSEDCSDSENVKREPADPNDLQLRLERVKFPPMETVAEASSIGGTGDLNLSSEMESNNDEPIQLVEDILEEFEDEEEREFSYLLDILIASGIHGTAEDQLFKVCQSLDCPAGYDVFENLEKKYIKIVQWPRSDRKLLFDMVNTILSQILAPCLNMQPWVNTARNLAPIWGSEGLLERVLQVLAQRREVLALSKMPEKKVFDQKWPDLSDCIDRAGRDIEKMIKDDLLEELLLELMSS is encoded by the exons ATGGGCGGGCCGACCGCGAGCTGCCGGCGGAGGTGGGCGCGGCGGTCGTGCCggacgggaggaggaggcggggtcGTGAGGCGGACGGTGGCGGCGCCGGCTCCGGCGCTGACGAGCGGGGCGAGCACGGCCCCGCGGCGAACGGAAG GGTTTGCTCATGTGGACAAGCAACGACGTGTTCATAGGGTATTATCAGATTTCAGATGTTGCACTGGATCCACAACACAAGAAGATGAT CTTTCGTGGGATGTTGGGGAATATAAGCATAAGAGCTCCCACAGAAGTTCTATAAGATGTCTCCCTGATGCACAGAGGAATGTTACAGAAAACAGCCACTTGCAGCCTTCAGTGATTGCAGAATTAAATGGTTGTGATTGGGCAAGTGGATTTCTTGCGGATTCTCAGAAAACTTCTATTTCATGGCCAAGAGAGAATAAAATCTCCACCAAGAATGAATTGTGTCATGCAAGCAGCACTGTTCCAGGCTTGCCCATTCGGCCTAAATATCATCTCAACAATCCAAACAACAATGTGAAGAATCCTCCAACTGTAAAGAGTTGTAGTAATATGAATAACTTCAGTTATCAACTGGTCAAAAGAGGTGAAAGATCAGCTTCTACGAAGATGGGTTCAACGAGTGCAAATTGTTCCCTTTCTGAGAAAATGTCATTGCTACGTCAACCACGGAATGGTGGCAATCATCAGAACCAAAACCGTATCAGTGCTTTGAATCGAAGATGTAAAATTGTGAATTCCGTAGGAGCAATCAACCAGCTAAGTATAGAGAAGGTTCATGACCAGCCTGGTTCCTCACTGGGAAAACATTCACAGGCTTTGTTCAATAATGCATTAGTTCGACAAAATCAACTGTGCCGTTCAGAACAACTCAATCAGAAAGCACCTGAACAATCATGGAGCTCTACATACAGTGAATCTGAGAAGGTTGGATGCTTTTCCTCTGCCGACAGCATTAATGATTTACATGTATCGTCTTCAAGTGACACTAGTGATAACTCCAATTTATCATCTCTGGGTGTAGTAGCTAATGATCAATGGATGACTTTCAAGAAG GTATATTGCCCTCTTGTTGCACACCTAGAGTCTATGTCTGTCATTTACCGCAAAGAGATAGGTCAGGCTAGCCCAATATCTGTTCTTGAACCTCCATCGGAAGATTGCTCGGATTCTGAAAATGTCAAGCGAGAGCCAGCAGATCCGAATG ATCTGCAACTGAGACTTGAGCGTGTAAAATTTCCACCCATGGAGACTGTTGCAGAGGCAAGTAGCATTGGTGGAACTGGTGACTTGAACTTATCCTCTGAAATGGAGTCAAATAATGATGAACCCATACAACTGGTTGAAGATATTCttgaagaatttgaagatgaagAGGAAAGGGAGTTTTCTTACTTGCTGGATATACTAATTGCTTCTGGCATTCACGGCACTGCAGAGGATCAACTGTTCAAAGTGTGCCAGTCCCTCGACTGTCCTGCAGGTTATGATGTATTTGAGAACCTTGAAAAGAAGTACATCAAAATTGTTCAATGGCCAAGATCAGACAGGAAGCTTTTATTCGATATGGTGAACACTATATTGTCACAAATCCTTGCTCCATGCTTGAACATGCAGCCTTGGGTAAATACTGCTAGGAACTTGGCTCCAATATGGGGTTCAGAGGGTCTATTGGAAAGAGTCTTGCAGGTGTTAGCTCAGAGGCGGGAAGTACTTGCACTGAGCAAGATGCCTGAGAAGAAAGTATTTGATCAAAAGTGGCCAGATTTATCAGATTGCATCGACAGGGCAGGAAGGGACATCGagaaaatgataaaagatgatctTTTGGAAGAGCTGCTTCTGGAACTGATGTCCAGTTAG
- the LOC133915139 gene encoding uncharacterized protein LOC133915139 isoform X2 gives MWTSNDVFIGYYQISDVALDPQHKKMILLLQLSWDVGEYKHKSSHRSSIRCLPDAQRNVTENSHLQPSVIAELNGCDWASGFLADSQKTSISWPRENKISTKNELCHASSTVPGLPIRPKYHLNNPNNNVKNPPTVKSCSNMNNFSYQLVKRGERSASTKMGSTSANCSLSEKMSLLRQPRNGGNHQNQNRISALNRRCKIVNSVGAINQLSIEKVHDQPGSSLGKHSQALFNNALVRQNQLCRSEQLNQKAPEQSWSSTYSESEKVGCFSSADSINDLHVSSSSDTSDNSNLSSLGVVANDQWMTFKKVYCPLVAHLESMSVIYRKEIGQASPISVLEPPSEDCSDSENVKREPADPNDLQLRLERVKFPPMETVAEASSIGGTGDLNLSSEMESNNDEPIQLVEDILEEFEDEEEREFSYLLDILIASGIHGTAEDQLFKVCQSLDCPAGYDVFENLEKKYIKIVQWPRSDRKLLFDMVNTILSQILAPCLNMQPWVNTARNLAPIWGSEGLLERVLQVLAQRREVLALSKMPEKKVFDQKWPDLSDCIDRAGRDIEKMIKDDLLEELLLELMSS, from the exons ATGTGGACAAGCAACGACGTGTTCATAGGGTATTATCAGATTTCAGATGTTGCACTGGATCCACAACACAAGAAGATGAT TTTGTTGTTACAGCTTTCGTGGGATGTTGGGGAATATAAGCATAAGAGCTCCCACAGAAGTTCTATAAGATGTCTCCCTGATGCACAGAGGAATGTTACAGAAAACAGCCACTTGCAGCCTTCAGTGATTGCAGAATTAAATGGTTGTGATTGGGCAAGTGGATTTCTTGCGGATTCTCAGAAAACTTCTATTTCATGGCCAAGAGAGAATAAAATCTCCACCAAGAATGAATTGTGTCATGCAAGCAGCACTGTTCCAGGCTTGCCCATTCGGCCTAAATATCATCTCAACAATCCAAACAACAATGTGAAGAATCCTCCAACTGTAAAGAGTTGTAGTAATATGAATAACTTCAGTTATCAACTGGTCAAAAGAGGTGAAAGATCAGCTTCTACGAAGATGGGTTCAACGAGTGCAAATTGTTCCCTTTCTGAGAAAATGTCATTGCTACGTCAACCACGGAATGGTGGCAATCATCAGAACCAAAACCGTATCAGTGCTTTGAATCGAAGATGTAAAATTGTGAATTCCGTAGGAGCAATCAACCAGCTAAGTATAGAGAAGGTTCATGACCAGCCTGGTTCCTCACTGGGAAAACATTCACAGGCTTTGTTCAATAATGCATTAGTTCGACAAAATCAACTGTGCCGTTCAGAACAACTCAATCAGAAAGCACCTGAACAATCATGGAGCTCTACATACAGTGAATCTGAGAAGGTTGGATGCTTTTCCTCTGCCGACAGCATTAATGATTTACATGTATCGTCTTCAAGTGACACTAGTGATAACTCCAATTTATCATCTCTGGGTGTAGTAGCTAATGATCAATGGATGACTTTCAAGAAG GTATATTGCCCTCTTGTTGCACACCTAGAGTCTATGTCTGTCATTTACCGCAAAGAGATAGGTCAGGCTAGCCCAATATCTGTTCTTGAACCTCCATCGGAAGATTGCTCGGATTCTGAAAATGTCAAGCGAGAGCCAGCAGATCCGAATG ATCTGCAACTGAGACTTGAGCGTGTAAAATTTCCACCCATGGAGACTGTTGCAGAGGCAAGTAGCATTGGTGGAACTGGTGACTTGAACTTATCCTCTGAAATGGAGTCAAATAATGATGAACCCATACAACTGGTTGAAGATATTCttgaagaatttgaagatgaagAGGAAAGGGAGTTTTCTTACTTGCTGGATATACTAATTGCTTCTGGCATTCACGGCACTGCAGAGGATCAACTGTTCAAAGTGTGCCAGTCCCTCGACTGTCCTGCAGGTTATGATGTATTTGAGAACCTTGAAAAGAAGTACATCAAAATTGTTCAATGGCCAAGATCAGACAGGAAGCTTTTATTCGATATGGTGAACACTATATTGTCACAAATCCTTGCTCCATGCTTGAACATGCAGCCTTGGGTAAATACTGCTAGGAACTTGGCTCCAATATGGGGTTCAGAGGGTCTATTGGAAAGAGTCTTGCAGGTGTTAGCTCAGAGGCGGGAAGTACTTGCACTGAGCAAGATGCCTGAGAAGAAAGTATTTGATCAAAAGTGGCCAGATTTATCAGATTGCATCGACAGGGCAGGAAGGGACATCGagaaaatgataaaagatgatctTTTGGAAGAGCTGCTTCTGGAACTGATGTCCAGTTAG
- the LOC133915140 gene encoding chalcone--flavanone isomerase-like, whose product MAVSEVVVDGVVFPPVSRPPGSGRSHFLAGAGVRGMEIGGSFIKFTAIGVYLEDAAVPALAKRWAGKTVDELASDAAFFRDVVTGEFEKFTRVTMILPLTGEQYSEKVTENCVAYWKATGVYTDAEGLAVEKFKEAFKPESFPPGASILFTHSQAGVLTVAFSKDSSVPDCGVAIENKALCEAVLESIIGEHGVSPAAKRSIATRVSVLLSKEATPSDAPRPEPVPVSASS is encoded by the exons ATGGCCGTGTCGGAGGTGGTCGTTGATGGCGTCGTCTTCCCGCCGGTCTCCCGCCCCCCGGGCTCCGGCCGCTCGCACTTCCTCGCCGGCGCAG GTGTGCGCGGGATGGAGATTGGTGGCAGCTTCATCAAATTCACCGCCATCGGCGTGTACCTGGAGGACGCGGCCGTGCCGGCGCTGGCCAAGCGGTGGGCCGGGAAGACGGTAGATGAGCTCGCGTCCGACGCCGCCTTCTTCCGCGACGTTGTCACGG GCGAGTTCGAGAAGTTCACGAGGGTGACGATGATCCTGCCGCTCACCGGCGAGCAGTACTCCGAGAAGGTGACGGAGAACTGCGTGGCGTACTGGAAGGCCACCGGCGTGTATACGGACGCCGAGGGCCTCGCCGTGGAGAAGTTCAAGGAGGCCTTCAAGCCCGAGAGCTTCCCGCCGGGCGCGTCCATCCTCTTCACCCACTCACAAGCCGGAGTCCTCACC GTTGCGTTCTCCAAAGACTCGTCGGTGCCGGACTGCGGCGTGGCGATAGAGAACAAGGCGCTCTGCGAGGCGGTGCTGGAGTCCATCATCGGGGAGCACGGTGTCTCGCCGGCGGCAAAGCGGAGCATTGCGACGAGGGTGTCGGTGCTCCTCTCTAAGGAAGCCACCCCCAGCGACGCCCCACGACCGGAGCCTGTCCCGGTTTCTGCCTCTTCGTGA
- the LOC133915141 gene encoding protein SODIUM POTASSIUM ROOT DEFECTIVE 2-like, translating to MFVSFLHFPPNHHSSSITKAAQLATSAHYAMASLLFRDMKGLSCSSPASTAICPTLERQPMVRSHKSTIASASPLSQAPTEPRTHRHDGKKGQQHKAVANCGGLVSPAGSSRYLLSGRATAVAKEIQEVESAPAVDARTEEASDAKSTQAQEQVVVLKVSLHCKACAGKVKKHLSKMEGVTSFDIDFAAKKVTVVGDVTPLGVLNSVSKVKNAQLWAAPPATAA from the exons ATGTTTGTTTCCTTCCTCCATTTTCCACCAAACCACCACTCCAGTAGCATAACCAAAGCAGCTCAGCTTGCTACTAGTGCTCACTACGCTATGGCTTCTCTGCTCTTTAGGGACATGAAGGGCCTTTCGTGCTCGTCTCCGGCGTCCACCGCGATATGCCCGACCTTGGAGCGTCAGCCGATGGTCCGGTCGCACAAGAGTACCATTGCTAGTGCCAGCCCGCTGTCTCAGGCTCCTACCGAGCCCAGAACACACAGACATGATGGCAAGAAAGGCCAGCAGCACAAGGCTGTCGCAAACTGCGGTGGCCTCGTCAGCCCGGCCGGCTCGTCCAGGTACCTGCTGAGCGGCCGCGCCACCGCCGTAGCCAAGGAAATCCAGGAGGTGGAGTCTGCCCCGGCCGTTGATGCTAGGACGGAAGAAGCATCTGATGCGAAGAGCACACAGGCGCAGGAGCAG GTAGTTGTGCTGAAGGTATCCCTGCACTGCAAAGCATGCGCTGGGAAAGTGAAGAAGCACCTCTCCAAGATGGAAG GTGTGACATCGTTCGACATCGACTTCGCGGCCAAGAAAGTGACGGTGGTCGGCGACGTGACACCTCTGGGCGTGCTCAACAGCGTGTCCAAGGTGAAGAACGCCCAGCTCtgggcggcgccgccggcgacAGCCGCCTGA